A genome region from Oryzias melastigma strain HK-1 linkage group LG12, ASM292280v2, whole genome shotgun sequence includes the following:
- the cetn3 gene encoding centrin-3 isoform X1, with the protein MSLSLRADLADKNKRKKRRELTEEQKDEIKEAFDLFDTDKDRQIDYHELKVAMRALGFEVKKMEVLKILKDYDRDGKGKITFEDFNEVVTDRILERDPKEEILKAFKLFDDDESGKISLRNLRRVARELGEDINDEELRSMIDEFDTDGDGEINQEEFLAIMSADA; encoded by the exons AGCCGATCTGGCCGACAAAAACAAGCGAAAGAAAAGGCGGGAGCTCACCGAGGAGCAGAAAGACGAGATCAAGGAGGCCTTCGACCTGTTTGACACGGACAAAGACCGACAGATCGACTATCACGAGCTGAAg GTGGCGATGCGCGCCCTCGGCTTTGAAGTGAAGAAGATGGAGGTCCTGAAGATCCTGAAGGACTACGACAGAGACGGGAAGGGAAAGATCACCTTTGAGGACTTCAATGAAGTCG TGACGGACCGCATCCTGGAGCGGGACCCGAAGGAGGAGATCCTGAAGGCCTTCAAGCTGTTCGACGACGACGAGTCCGGGAAGATCAGCCTGAGGAACCTGCGGAGGGTCGCCCGGGAGCTCGGCGAGGACATCAACGACGAGGAGCTGCGCAGCATGATCGACGAGTTCGACACCGACGGAGACGGAGAGA TAAACCAGGAGGAGTTCCTCGCCATCATGAGCGCAGACGCCTGA
- the cetn3 gene encoding centrin-3 isoform X2 has translation MNGADLADKNKRKKRRELTEEQKDEIKEAFDLFDTDKDRQIDYHELKVAMRALGFEVKKMEVLKILKDYDRDGKGKITFEDFNEVVTDRILERDPKEEILKAFKLFDDDESGKISLRNLRRVARELGEDINDEELRSMIDEFDTDGDGEINQEEFLAIMSADA, from the exons AGCCGATCTGGCCGACAAAAACAAGCGAAAGAAAAGGCGGGAGCTCACCGAGGAGCAGAAAGACGAGATCAAGGAGGCCTTCGACCTGTTTGACACGGACAAAGACCGACAGATCGACTATCACGAGCTGAAg GTGGCGATGCGCGCCCTCGGCTTTGAAGTGAAGAAGATGGAGGTCCTGAAGATCCTGAAGGACTACGACAGAGACGGGAAGGGAAAGATCACCTTTGAGGACTTCAATGAAGTCG TGACGGACCGCATCCTGGAGCGGGACCCGAAGGAGGAGATCCTGAAGGCCTTCAAGCTGTTCGACGACGACGAGTCCGGGAAGATCAGCCTGAGGAACCTGCGGAGGGTCGCCCGGGAGCTCGGCGAGGACATCAACGACGAGGAGCTGCGCAGCATGATCGACGAGTTCGACACCGACGGAGACGGAGAGA TAAACCAGGAGGAGTTCCTCGCCATCATGAGCGCAGACGCCTGA